From the Octopus sinensis linkage group LG3, ASM634580v1, whole genome shotgun sequence genome, the window ttgctgccaaaagccactgaagggtgggctagggaggccgtggctaaaaatgcacagacatgcgctcaggcttaggcacctctggctttacctggacggtgagcaggtgtggtctccattcgtcaagctgttatttccacagttcacatcgtttaccatactgaacccatggatcaagtgtagaccgaggttgggcgTGTGGCATGTAGAGTGCCATCAGGCACTTGTGCTTCTCTCCTAGTTGGGCAATGCCAATGATGGGGGTACTACCTCATTCTTCTATAGaaggttagtagagtttaagtgtgacgacctcctgggagaaaccctaggattcgacgaaaatcaactggccagcctgttccaaagaacattcggtccagggcctatggataattaccaaaagtccctggcatggcaatgttacagaggagctttaccggttcaagataagctctttagacatgggtgtgcaccttcgccggtttgtgcaagatgcgAGAGGGACAGTGgaactgtcctgcacgcgattgtgcaatgccccaaggtgactgaactctgggcttatgtcgaacacctgctgtcgcattcgagaagagtacaactgtcgagcgaatctgtaattaagatagttccaccgaccttcctgaatagggaggagcgagcctgttttctttcggtagttgctatggtgaaagaagtagtgtggaagacAAGAGTAAAAGGAATTTATCACCAGTCTCGAGCTAattgactttttcgttttccacatgaaacggaaaataaggctggagaagaaatgcctgtcgcaaagtgtgtttcgtaaaagatggaagtctatagcaagtatgttgcgagggaaagaacctgtttaatcgagaatgtaaaaaaaggagaaagcaaagtcttcagtgtgagtctgtggtttgtggGGGTCAACcgtgtcctccgcttcattttttgttattcactcattctcatttaattgtatatattttaattgtttgtttattcatatgtttcatctcattcgataccctgaccccaacgtttgttttgtcacacatacacacacacacaagactacTTTATCATTTACGTACCCATATCTGTCTCTAAAGACAGACACTCATCCCCAATAGAGTTTTCAACAGTATGCAATGTCTAGTTTTTCCAgtcaataaattttcttttctctttcttcagaaATTGATTCAACCGATTCTTATAATACGGCAGCCATTTCCGGGAAGGAAAAACGCAATGTTACCGGAGTGTTCCATTGGGAACGAGAAGATGTGTTGATGCTTATTCGACTTCATTCTGAGAAAGAACCAATTTTCAATAAACCAGGAATCAAGAAGAAAGATGTCTGGGCAATGATTGCAGATGAATTCCAGGCGAAAGGTTTCAATGTGACCAGTGGTCAGTGTGAACAGAAATGGAAGAACATCACTAAAAACTACAGAGACACAGTTGACCATAATTATTTCAGTAACATACACAAAACATGTCCCTACTTTAAAGAATTGGCAGCAATCTACCCTTATGACCCgaaagataaacaaaataattttatttcttatctCAATCATATGTCCAACTCTGTTTCTCAACCTCAAACTGTGTCCAGAGATTTACAGAACGGTCTTTCTGCCATTCCATCAACTAATACTGTAACCACATCAGTCAACAATTCAAATAATGGATATTTCTGTGATTTACCAACAAATATTTGTGTTTCGGACAATCAAAATGCTTCTTCAGAACATTTGGTGCAAACCTCAATTAAGCAGGAAGTTTTAGATTCGGTTGAGTTGCAGCCCCCCGCATGTTCCTTGATGTCCCCTTCTCCATTAACAGCATCAAATCAACAACCCAACATTTCCACTTCTCAATCTCATTCCAATCAACAGATTACAAACTTTACCCCAACTTCGTCTTTACCATTAGTGTCTTCATTTGTAAATGAAGAACCGGTGCCTAGTCTCTCATCAATTATTCTGCAATATTCACCTCAACcattaaataatgaatatattcgCCTTCCGTCTCAAGAACCACAGACTTGTAACATGAGACATCAACAAGAAGTAAGAGAGAACTCGAACAATTCTTTGCATGTTCTCAAAACCCCTGCTCAATCCCAATTGTCCAGTGTACCAAATGTATCCACAAATTCTTCCCAGGTTCGTAAACGGTTCCATGATAACAACTTGACTCTATCAAATTCTTCAGCAGCCAATAATAATCAGGATTATTATTCTCAAAGACGGAAGTGTCTTCGTCGCTCTAGCTTTACACCAAACAATACCCTGGATATgttaaaacaaatgaatgaagaaCGGCGGCGAGAACACAAAGAATTGATATCAACATtaaaacaacatcacagagaatATCTGAAGCAGGAAGAAATGAACCAATCCCTCCTCTCGGCGCTTATTGGACACGTTTCCAAACAATAAGCAATATGACTGGTTGGGGTCAATTTCAGTCACTTTATCAAAACCTTCCGGTCATCGACCCAAGAGTTTCACTATTATATCTGTAAACAAAAAActgttatataaattatattaattaaaattatattaattaaaattatattaattaaaattatattgattaaaatttctcaaattttaatttgtttcacaCGTTTTCCAATCACATGTAATGGTTGTAAACAAtggtttttgttttcagttttctatGAATAACGTGTTGGGGCCAAGAGGGAGAAATATtatgttgcttggaaacaggtaaggattggtgatgggaagagcatccagctgcagaagagctgcctcagcaaattctgtctgacccatgaaaacatggaaaagtggatgttaaaacatgatgacgatgatgatgatgatgttttccttATTAAGCAAATTAACAATTGCTTATCACATTTACTAATTCtctacatttctcttttttttctctttctctctcctttggtATCCATATACATTATTGAACTGAAATGCTTGGCTGAGGTTTGTATTGCGCTAAAATAATACATCACAGTTCAATGGCCTTTTTATAATACTTAAGATTttagatggtgttgttgttgttgttgttgttgaatggcTTGAGAATTACACTTGGAATAATATGGTAAGCTTGAATGGGTTGGttaatattctgaaataatacGATACGGTTGAGTAGTTTCTATGCGAAATTCAAATCATGTTATGGATGAATAAGCTGTGAACTGTACACTGATGTTATGTTACAGTTGAATAACTTGAAGGCTGCACTGGTTGCAGCTGAATGACCTGGTCAGTCGATGACTTTCGTAGCCACAGTCACGTTTGtagatcatcatgatcatcatcatcaccattcagtGTCTGTTTTCTGGGGGGGGGATGGGTGTTGCGGCATCAAGTGAGGTGCTTTGTACCAACTGATGAGAGGTTTAATCTTTCACTACCATATTTCTgtgattttgtttcaattaattttgaaaataatgaaaacttgAGTAAAATACTTCAGTCATTAttcagctggtgtttggaacgttaatcaacatgaaattttgagggaaagttTTAACTTAAGGGTTTTAGtgaagaggagatacatggctacttcAGCAGGACAGGAAGAAGGGTGGTGTTGAAGACGTGTCTGGGCAGATGGTTAATTTGCAGGAAGATGAATAAACAGGGTGAGTGAGTAGATAAATAGAACTGAATAAATCagtccagtatattactggtatctattttaaatTAAATGCAGACATTTTCTATCTCTAGCAGTTATGCTTAACTGtcttaatgaaaaataatttaaggAAGTATTTATGGGAAGCAGAGGTCAGTGCTGTTGGCAGCAGGAGCATTAGATAATTAATGTGACTTTTGTTAATTTACATTATACCTTCcagaagaaatcatcatcatcatcatcatcatcatttttggttTAATGTCCACTACAAgtgcaggcgtggatgtgtgattaagaagtttgtttcccagctgCATGGTTTTGGCTTCAATGCCCCTGCTTAGCACTTTGGAAGAGTGCCctcttactatagccccaggccaatcagaatgagtgaatttggtcaacagaaactaCAAGCCTGTTGCGTGTATCATTTCTTATTTCtgctaaacaaaaatataaaatacaacattgtttctttgtttactttgagTCAACGATTTACCAAAGCTAAAACCATAAATCTTTTCTTTGAGACTAATTGTCACAAAGCAATTCTTTTTGTCAAAACAATTTTCTGCAAACACTGAACCAAAAATGAATTTCTAGATTCTTTAAACAGTAACATCTCCCACCACAGCCATCCACCACCACACCCATCTCCCACCACAGCCATCCACCACCACACCCATCTCCCACCACAGCCATCCAccagtgttttttaaaaaatttcaagccCCTTTTTTTTTGTAGCCATACTAATCCCAGTCTGGTGGGTGTAGCAATAAGTCTTTCGGAAAGTCTGTTCTAGATGAAGTATTTGTGGTTTCTGAGAGAGgaacgtgtgtctgtatgtattgttGTGGCCAGGACACTCCCAGGATGTGTCTGTAGGAATAAGATGGTGTCTGTTTCTGCCTACAGCCTCCTGAGTCACATCTGCAACACCAAGCATCATGGTGCTTGGTGTTTGTTCACCATAGTCTCAGTGACCTCTGACCATTAAGATGGGTGGTTGTTGAGAGCATATACTCTCATATTTCTTTCGACTTGACTGCAATGCTATTTTCTGCTTCACCAGGTCCAACAGAGATGGAAGAAGGCTTGACACAGGAATGCAGAACCAGTGTTTTATTTTGCAATTGAGCCAAGTTAAACCGTTTCTGAACTGAGCTTGATCTATCCTAGCAAAGCAAGGATCAGTGGCTTTTTTCACAAGATATTCCACTCTATGAACTTCATGCTCAGCTTCTCTCTTGCCTCTTTGGATATCTTAGcttattgatcatcatcatcatcatcatcgtttaacatccgctttccatgctagcatgggttggatggctcgactggggtctggaaagccaggaggctgcaccaggctccagtctgatctggcagtgtttctacagctggatgcccttcctaatgccaaccactccatgaatgtagagggtgctttttacgtgccaggggaggctggcaacggtcatgatcagttggtgcttttcggcacggaagccagtcaaggcggtgctggcattggccatgtacggttggtgctttttacatgccatcagcacggaagccaatcaaggtggcgctggcatcggccacgtttggatggtgctttttacgtgccaccggcacaggtatcacaactacaatttccatttgatttttattttgatgctgatgtacttgactcaataggtctcctcaagcacagcagatcaccctatgatccaaggtaagcacagcaggtcatcttGCGATCCAAAGCACTTTGgaagggctggggcttctatgtgaagctggtgcaggaaacagccatgaactcacattatttgttgggtctttacAGTCACAGCGTaactccagagatctcggtcttctGTCATTGCTTTTGTGAGatccaacgttcgaaggtcatgcttgaccacctcatcccatgtcttcctgagtcttccTCTAcaccggattccttcaactgtttgggagtggcacttcttcacacatctctcctcatccatccgtagtacatgaccataacAGCGCAAACgcctctcttgcatgccacatccgatgcttcttatgctcaatatttctctcagggcacttacactctgccgtgtatgcatactgacattacacatccagcggatcatgctagcttcatttctttcaagcctacgcatgtcctttgcagtcacagcccatgtttcactaccgtgaagcatggcagttcacacacatgcatcgtacaatctacctttcactctgagcgagagaccctttgtcgccagtaggggtaggagctttctgaacttttcccaagctattcttattctagtggtgacactctctgagcatccacctccactactaacttggtcacccaggtagcggaaactatcaactacttctagtttctcccccaggagtgtaatggaatctgttttctgagcatcaatggtgtctattgcccctgtgcatctgccacacacaaaagctatcttctcggttaatcttcctttgatggtACTGCACCTCATACGTGTCCTCTGATCGTTCTCCTCTGGTCTTTCAGGATTTCCAGGCTGGTTCTCCATTGATATTTTTGCTTCTCAAAAACTCTGTGCCTGATGATGGCCATAGCACTTGACACCCGCACTGCAACCACTGCCATACTCCCAGGCTCCCATATGAACATAGACAGCACTGTTAGCCTTCAACAGTTCCACCTGTCAACATTGTTGCTAGCTAGAAACCATTTCATAACATGTCTCAGCCAGACATATTCCAATCATGGTAAAACTGCACTCACTCAAAGCCATTCTAATTTCATTCCATGTTTTTACCAGAAGGATGTGGGTCACATCCTCCTCCAGAgtgtatttcttttgtcttttatgtatTCCACAACTCTGAACAAACATGTAAGATGGCTTCCTACCCATAATGCACCCTAACATCAAGGTATATGTCTCTCATGATCACACCACTGTTCCATCAAATATAACAACTGTTCTGATCCAATTTGTCTAATTTAAAATCCCTCCTtttaattacacaatataaaggAATAAATTGTCAAAGAATTCAATCATGAAATCACAATCCATTTGTTGGACAATGGTCACTTGATATCTTGTCTAATCTTTAAAATTATAGGCAGACATTCATTCAATGTAAAATTGGGAAATGGCTATAAAAACTCGAGCTTACGAAGTCTTCCTTTGCCTTGTTTAGACACATGTTTTTGCAAGGAGAATTATCGAGTCCTAAGTGATGGTATTTTCATGttggataacaacaacaaaagctgaaAGTGAAAATCTAAgaatttcaataaaacatttgAACAAAGTTATCAGATTGAGTCTTAATGTTTTTACCGAAACATTTTCTAATTAATGCTTCTTCGGTAAAACAACAGTTTATCTTTCCTTACCTCACCCCCCCACCATTGCCTTTAAGCATTTTACTTCCAAAAGCTGTTTCCTCAAGGAAAAACAACTACAAGCACAACATCAACactatttaataaattataaggTGATATTTTCCTCTTTGATATCATTCTGTTTCTATTTAACATTAACTATATCACTTCAACGATATCCCTCTTATATCTATTTCTCATTTTCTACTTTAAGGCTTTTCctaattttaagatattttattcCTGTCGACTGAACTTCACAATTGATATCTTAGTCATGGCACCACGTAAAAGGCTCCTGtgcctgtgccatgtaaaaagcactctgtaaagtggttggcattagattagggagggcatcaagctgtagaaaccctgccaaaacaaacAATTGAAACCTGGTACAATTCTCTGGCTTGccacctcctgtcaaactgtccaacccatgccagcatggaaaacagacgagaaatgatgatgatatatattaagtTACTAAACAAATGATCAGTGATTCATATTTCATCTCTGATGCTGCAGAAGAGGTTTATAGCTTTTACTAGCTCAGTCCATCAAGCTGTAAATATGCACCTTA encodes:
- the LOC115209633 gene encoding uncharacterized protein LOC115209633 isoform X2, translating into MYIDIQDNICNISITDAEKQEIDSTDSYNTAAISGKEKRNVTGVFHWEREDVLMLIRLHSEKEPIFNKPGIKKKDVWAMIADEFQAKGFNVTSGQCEQKWKNITKNYRDTVDHNYFSNIHKTCPYFKELAAIYPYDPKDKQNNFISYLNHMSNSVSQPQTVSRDLQNGLSAIPSTNTVTTSVNNSNNGYFCDLPTNICVSDNQNASSEHLVQTSIKQEVLDSVELQPPACSLMSPSPLTASNQQPNISTSQSHSNQQITNFTPTSSLPLVSSFVNEEPVPSLSSIILQYSPQPLNNEYIRLPSQEPQTCNMRHQQEVRENSNNSLHVLKTPAQSQLSSVPNVSTNSSQVRKRFHDNNLTLSNSSAANNNQDYYSQRRKCLRRSSFTPNNTLDMLKQMNEERRREHKELISTLKQHHREYLKQEEMNQSLLSALIGHVSKQ
- the LOC115209633 gene encoding uncharacterized protein LOC115209633 isoform X1, whose protein sequence is MHPSNLKSNKGFYLKDGRSLTTFVDKERVDKIHEIDSTDSYNTAAISGKEKRNVTGVFHWEREDVLMLIRLHSEKEPIFNKPGIKKKDVWAMIADEFQAKGFNVTSGQCEQKWKNITKNYRDTVDHNYFSNIHKTCPYFKELAAIYPYDPKDKQNNFISYLNHMSNSVSQPQTVSRDLQNGLSAIPSTNTVTTSVNNSNNGYFCDLPTNICVSDNQNASSEHLVQTSIKQEVLDSVELQPPACSLMSPSPLTASNQQPNISTSQSHSNQQITNFTPTSSLPLVSSFVNEEPVPSLSSIILQYSPQPLNNEYIRLPSQEPQTCNMRHQQEVRENSNNSLHVLKTPAQSQLSSVPNVSTNSSQVRKRFHDNNLTLSNSSAANNNQDYYSQRRKCLRRSSFTPNNTLDMLKQMNEERRREHKELISTLKQHHREYLKQEEMNQSLLSALIGHVSKQ